One segment of Shewanella piezotolerans WP3 DNA contains the following:
- a CDS encoding GNAT family N-acetyltransferase codes for MNAQEVRNNALVGEHVVLEPLTLAHSPALSIAVCDGDLWQLWYTKVPSPEDMNDYIKQALSDEQKGESLAFAVRDRHSGEIVGCTRICHWQQSHRRLEIGHTWYAKSVQRTAVNTECKLLLLCYAFETLDVIAVEFRTHIHNEVSRQAICRLGANQDGILRNHQILANGTIRDTVVYSIIDSEWSDVKKGLQAKLQVGVQS; via the coding sequence GTGAACGCACAAGAAGTGAGAAACAACGCGCTAGTGGGTGAACATGTTGTTTTAGAGCCTTTAACGTTAGCACATTCCCCCGCATTGAGTATTGCGGTGTGTGATGGTGACTTGTGGCAACTTTGGTATACCAAGGTCCCGAGTCCCGAAGATATGAATGACTATATCAAGCAAGCGCTATCTGATGAACAAAAAGGAGAATCGCTTGCCTTTGCTGTTAGAGATCGCCATTCCGGAGAGATTGTAGGCTGTACGAGGATCTGCCACTGGCAACAAAGTCATCGCCGTTTAGAAATAGGCCATACATGGTATGCAAAAAGTGTTCAACGTACAGCGGTCAATACCGAGTGCAAACTGTTGTTATTATGCTATGCGTTTGAAACTTTGGATGTAATAGCGGTTGAATTTCGTACACATATACATAACGAAGTGTCACGTCAGGCTATTTGCCGCTTAGGTGCTAACCAAGATGGCATTTTGCGAAATCATCAGATATTAGCTAATGGCACCATAAGAGATACTGTGGTCTATTCAATTATTGATTCAGAATGGAGTGACGTGAAAAAAGGGTTACAGGCCAAGCTTCAGGTGGGTGTTCAGTCATAG
- a CDS encoding DoxX family protein, with protein MQLAQLYQKFLNTIRYAEGIAPLALRLYLAPVLMQAGYNKLSHFSDTAAWFGNPDWGLGLPFPELMVVLAAGTEFVGGGLLILGLATRLIAIPLSFTMLVAAFAVHWDNGWLAIADASSWLANESVLASAEKLDKAKEILQQNGNYEWLTSSGNFVVLNNGIEFAITYLFMLMALIFMGGGRYTSLDYYIAKRNQIV; from the coding sequence ATGCAACTTGCACAACTGTATCAAAAGTTTTTGAACACTATACGCTACGCAGAAGGGATTGCACCACTTGCACTGAGGTTATATTTGGCGCCAGTACTCATGCAGGCTGGTTACAATAAACTATCACACTTTAGCGATACGGCTGCATGGTTTGGTAATCCTGACTGGGGTCTCGGTTTGCCATTTCCAGAGTTAATGGTCGTCTTGGCAGCGGGTACCGAATTTGTCGGTGGCGGGCTATTAATATTAGGGTTAGCGACACGTCTGATTGCTATTCCGTTGTCGTTTACCATGTTAGTTGCCGCTTTTGCTGTGCATTGGGACAATGGTTGGTTAGCTATTGCTGATGCCAGTTCTTGGCTCGCCAATGAAAGCGTATTGGCGTCAGCTGAGAAGCTCGACAAAGCAAAGGAAATTTTACAACAGAATGGCAATTATGAATGGTTGACCAGTTCAGGCAATTTTGTTGTATTAAACAACGGAATCGAGTTTGCGATTACGTACCTGTTTATGTTGATGGCGCTGATCTTTATGGGGGGAGGCCGCTATACAAGTCTTGATTATTATATCGCAAAGAGAAACCAGATTGTTTAA
- a CDS encoding TonB-dependent receptor yields the protein MLYPKVYSPVALAVMSALISQPAQSETTIDTATDDMEVMVVTSDFRGTSLDKMPSSVTVIDQQQIEDEGAQHFEDVLNSIANFNWSGGSSRPKYFQIRGVGEQEEYQGAPNSSVGFIVDDIDLSGLGMVSSMYDLQQVEVLRGPQGTQYGANALAGLIYLKSNDPTDVIENGAEFSLGDDNLQTFSGFSSGPLTDSGNLLYRVSLQQHQQDGYRDNLYLGESDTNKRDEFTGRAKLRWYATNSLQVDLTLMYADYDNGYDAWTLDNNGFDTQTDQPGKDTQQTTGTGFKITYSGAEMFELTSLTSYAKTDHEHAYDGDWSNPDYWGSKLCTDDYDSNGDGSTTDLIPCEYNYIWDKKGDRTTVTQEFRFSSTDAGRIFNDSTDWLVGLYGMDLSEDNDLYSEYNGYPDEVLQSEYSAINYAIFAQTDSDLGNNYALSIGLRLERRESEYSDSNKDEFDPSENMWGGHIAISKALSDTQETYFRVAKGYKAGGFNMSLPAELSDKKEYDTETLYNYEIGLKSSWLEGNATTNLALFYMDRKNQQVSASQQDPNNPQRFILYTENAGTSSNYGAELDANWYATDNLHLYTSLGWLETEYGDYQYEDKYGGIVDLSGRELAHSPNFTFSAGATYRTDSGWFANVNASGKSDFYYSDSNESKSDAYQIFNAKIGYEADMWSAYLWGRNLFDEKYGVRGFYFGNEPDLGWADKQYIRYGDPRQLGLTVNVKFM from the coding sequence ATGTTATATCCAAAAGTTTATTCTCCTGTTGCGCTAGCTGTTATGTCTGCGCTAATTTCACAGCCTGCACAGTCTGAAACCACCATAGATACAGCTACAGACGATATGGAAGTGATGGTTGTTACTTCTGATTTTCGTGGTACTAGCTTAGATAAAATGCCATCGAGCGTAACCGTCATTGATCAGCAACAGATTGAGGATGAAGGTGCACAGCACTTCGAAGACGTCTTAAATTCTATTGCTAACTTTAACTGGTCTGGTGGTAGTTCACGTCCAAAGTATTTCCAAATTCGCGGCGTAGGTGAACAAGAAGAGTATCAAGGTGCACCTAACTCATCAGTAGGTTTCATTGTTGATGATATTGACTTATCAGGTTTGGGCATGGTTTCGAGCATGTATGATTTGCAGCAAGTTGAAGTGCTGCGAGGCCCACAAGGTACGCAGTATGGTGCTAACGCGTTAGCCGGTCTTATTTACCTTAAGAGTAACGATCCTACTGATGTAATTGAAAATGGTGCCGAGTTTTCACTTGGTGATGATAACTTGCAAACTTTTAGCGGGTTTAGCTCTGGTCCACTGACAGACTCTGGAAACCTACTCTATCGAGTGTCGCTACAACAACACCAGCAAGATGGCTATAGAGATAACCTCTATCTTGGCGAGAGTGATACCAATAAACGTGATGAGTTTACTGGGCGGGCTAAATTGCGCTGGTATGCCACGAACAGTCTGCAGGTCGATTTAACGCTAATGTATGCTGATTATGATAATGGCTATGATGCATGGACCTTAGATAATAACGGCTTTGATACTCAAACAGATCAACCTGGAAAGGATACACAGCAAACAACAGGAACAGGCTTTAAGATCACCTATTCAGGTGCTGAAATGTTTGAGTTAACCTCGCTGACTTCCTACGCAAAAACAGATCATGAACACGCATATGATGGTGATTGGTCAAATCCAGATTACTGGGGCAGCAAACTGTGTACTGATGACTATGACTCCAACGGAGATGGTAGTACAACTGATCTGATACCGTGTGAATATAATTATATTTGGGACAAAAAAGGCGATAGAACTACCGTCACTCAAGAATTCCGGTTTAGTTCCACTGATGCGGGCAGAATTTTTAATGATTCAACAGACTGGCTCGTGGGTCTATATGGGATGGATTTGAGTGAAGACAATGACCTTTATTCGGAATATAACGGTTACCCTGATGAAGTTTTACAGTCAGAATATAGCGCAATAAATTACGCCATATTTGCTCAAACTGACTCAGATTTAGGCAATAATTATGCGCTATCTATCGGTCTAAGGCTTGAACGACGTGAAAGTGAGTATAGTGACAGCAATAAAGATGAATTCGATCCGAGTGAAAACATGTGGGGCGGTCATATAGCTATTAGCAAAGCATTGAGTGATACTCAAGAAACATATTTTAGAGTCGCTAAAGGCTATAAAGCTGGCGGTTTTAACATGTCTCTGCCGGCAGAATTATCTGATAAAAAAGAGTACGATACTGAAACGTTGTATAACTATGAAATTGGATTAAAGTCTTCGTGGTTAGAGGGGAATGCAACCACAAACCTTGCGTTATTCTATATGGATAGGAAGAACCAGCAGGTTTCTGCTTCACAACAAGACCCAAATAACCCACAACGATTTATTCTTTACACTGAGAATGCTGGTACATCATCTAATTACGGTGCTGAATTGGATGCAAATTGGTACGCAACTGATAATTTACATCTATACACTAGTTTGGGTTGGTTGGAAACCGAGTATGGCGATTATCAGTATGAAGATAAGTATGGTGGCATTGTAGACTTATCTGGCCGTGAATTAGCCCATTCGCCAAACTTTACTTTCAGCGCCGGTGCAACTTATCGAACTGACTCTGGTTGGTTTGCTAACGTTAATGCAAGCGGTAAAAGTGACTTCTACTACTCTGACAGTAATGAATCTAAGTCTGACGCCTATCAAATTTTTAATGCCAAAATAGGATATGAAGCTGATATGTGGTCGGCGTACCTTTGGGGGCGTAATCTATTTGATGAAAAATATGGCGTGCGAGGTTTCTATTTTGGCAATGAACCAGATTTAGGCTGGGCAGATAAGCAATATATACGCTATGGTGATCCGCGTCAGTTAGGACTTACAGTAAACGTTAAGTTTATGTAA
- a CDS encoding DUF6279 family lipoprotein: MKKLCLWLFILIMFAGCSTKVGYYFLDWAIEWKLEEYVTLNVEQQQQFEVALDEFLVWHRTQELPRYQAQLSQLLAEFNNQSFTLQSWNDHVVSAKSHWSRVFDFVEPSIVPIISSFSDEQVEQIIAQLRAEEKELNEKYLGKDQAALVKMADERIEKRIQKWMGKLTPTQIAAIHDYNTARSGTLDMWLEYRHDWIRLFSQALKNRRNQVALSHSLSLLMTQPETVKSKAYKAVLENNSKNFGELLINIEKLASSKQKQRFNEKLNTLITELTEISQED, translated from the coding sequence GTGAAAAAACTATGTTTATGGCTGTTTATTCTTATTATGTTTGCTGGCTGTTCCACTAAGGTTGGTTACTATTTTCTCGACTGGGCTATCGAGTGGAAACTAGAAGAGTATGTCACGTTAAATGTTGAGCAACAGCAGCAGTTTGAAGTCGCACTAGATGAATTTTTAGTTTGGCATCGCACTCAAGAACTCCCCCGTTATCAAGCTCAACTGTCTCAGTTATTAGCAGAATTTAATAATCAAAGCTTTACCCTACAATCTTGGAATGACCACGTTGTTTCTGCAAAATCACACTGGTCTAGAGTGTTTGATTTTGTTGAACCATCGATAGTGCCAATTATCAGTTCATTTTCTGATGAACAAGTAGAGCAAATTATCGCTCAGTTAAGAGCTGAAGAAAAAGAACTTAATGAAAAGTACTTAGGTAAGGACCAAGCGGCACTTGTAAAGATGGCTGATGAGCGCATTGAGAAACGAATTCAGAAGTGGATGGGCAAGCTCACTCCAACTCAAATAGCGGCTATACACGATTACAATACTGCCCGCAGCGGCACATTAGACATGTGGCTAGAGTATCGCCACGATTGGATCCGTCTATTTTCTCAAGCTTTAAAAAATCGCCGTAACCAAGTCGCGCTTTCTCATAGCCTAAGCTTATTAATGACTCAACCTGAAACGGTAAAATCCAAAGCTTACAAAGCTGTGCTTGAGAATAACTCCAAAAACTTTGGAGAGCTCTTAATCAATATAGAAAAACTCGCAAGCAGCAAACAAAAACAGCGGTTTAATGAAAAATTGAATACACTCATTACAGAGCTTACTGAAATTAGCCAAGAAGATTAG
- a CDS encoding LuxR C-terminal-related transcriptional regulator: protein MFKVMHWVMVTRSQILVDLLNTRWPQQFLVKIHNVAPDNIIDNFTENRVGLVLIDLSSVDIQKAYQIQKKLDKERSGVRVVFIHYPQQVDARFLVQNNITAGVFYSDASLDSIGIGMSKIVQGQTSIPDEFSRAHLNDVEEDEESDTLTMREREVLQVLRSGSTNIDIANQLFVSESTIKTHLYRAFRKIGVSSRGQAIAWAQTNMHEVVL, encoded by the coding sequence ATGTTTAAGGTTATGCACTGGGTTATGGTTACCCGTTCACAAATATTAGTTGATCTGCTTAATACTCGTTGGCCCCAACAGTTTTTAGTAAAAATTCATAATGTTGCACCAGATAATATTATTGATAATTTTACTGAAAATCGTGTTGGTCTTGTGTTAATCGATCTTTCAAGTGTAGATATTCAAAAGGCATATCAAATCCAGAAAAAATTGGATAAAGAGCGTAGTGGTGTAAGGGTTGTGTTCATACACTACCCTCAGCAAGTTGATGCTCGTTTTTTGGTGCAGAATAATATCACTGCTGGTGTTTTCTACTCTGATGCATCCTTAGACAGCATCGGTATTGGAATGTCTAAAATCGTTCAAGGACAAACCTCAATTCCTGATGAATTTAGTCGTGCGCATTTGAATGATGTTGAAGAAGATGAAGAGTCTGATACTTTGACAATGAGAGAGCGAGAGGTATTGCAGGTATTACGATCTGGCAGTACGAATATTGATATTGCAAATCAATTATTTGTAAGTGAAAGCACCATTAAGACCCATCTTTATAGAGCCTTTAGAAAGATAGGTGTATCAAGCCGCGGACAAGCAATCGCATGGGCTCAAACAAACATGCATGAAGTTGTCTTGTAA
- a CDS encoding YcfL family protein, giving the protein MKKLILGLFTVLFVTACAPHTAGLMAGSKGEVRIDNSTFGKEVEVQRVIARPEGGFLQGSGTIISKVSTDLRLQYKFTWFDTSGMTIDDEGVSWKSIKLHGKQQLQVSAVAPNAKATRFELYVRKAFSN; this is encoded by the coding sequence ATGAAAAAACTGATCCTAGGCTTGTTCACGGTCTTATTTGTTACAGCGTGTGCACCACATACTGCGGGCCTGATGGCAGGCTCTAAAGGTGAAGTGCGAATAGATAACAGTACCTTTGGTAAAGAGGTCGAAGTACAAAGAGTTATAGCTCGTCCAGAGGGTGGTTTTCTTCAGGGGAGTGGTACTATTATCAGCAAAGTTTCTACAGATTTACGCTTACAGTACAAATTTACTTGGTTCGATACTAGCGGTATGACAATTGATGATGAAGGTGTCAGTTGGAAGTCGATAAAGCTTCATGGCAAGCAACAACTGCAAGTATCTGCCGTTGCACCAAATGCTAAAGCTACCCGATTTGAATTGTACGTAAGAAAAGCATTTTCAAATTAG
- the hinT gene encoding purine nucleoside phosphoramidase — MAEETIFSKIIRREIPADILFQDELVTAFRDISAQAPTHILIIPNHLIPTANDIKASDEKALGRMMSVAAKLAQEEGIAEDGYRLIMNCNEHAGQEVFHIHMHLVGGRSLGPMLSKNR; from the coding sequence GTGGCCGAAGAAACCATATTCAGTAAAATTATTCGACGTGAGATCCCCGCAGATATTCTATTTCAAGATGAGCTGGTAACCGCATTTAGAGATATTAGTGCTCAAGCTCCTACCCATATTCTGATCATTCCTAACCATCTCATCCCTACAGCAAATGATATAAAAGCATCTGATGAAAAGGCGCTTGGAAGAATGATGTCGGTTGCGGCTAAGCTAGCGCAAGAAGAGGGAATTGCTGAAGATGGTTATCGATTGATTATGAACTGCAATGAACACGCTGGACAAGAGGTGTTTCATATTCATATGCATTTAGTTGGAGGACGCTCATTAGGGCCTATGTTGAGTAAAAATCGATGA
- the pnuC gene encoding nicotinamide riboside transporter PnuC, producing MVDFWQLTNEGFAAVFSDAQALTGWEAIAVLLALAYLIFAMRGSVWCWPAALTSTAIYTVLFWKVSLLMESVLNVYYMAMAVYGYWMWTKGGKAHEGVSIVSWSLSTHIKLIAVTSFISVVIGYFMATQTQASFPYLDAATTCFAVMSTFLVAKKVLENWIYWFVIDAVSIYLYVSKGLMLTAALFVFYVVMVVFGYLMWRKKMHTQQSRIPLSPGIA from the coding sequence ATGGTAGATTTTTGGCAACTGACTAATGAAGGGTTTGCTGCTGTATTTAGTGATGCTCAAGCACTTACTGGCTGGGAAGCTATCGCGGTACTACTGGCATTGGCTTACCTCATATTCGCAATGAGAGGCAGCGTTTGGTGTTGGCCTGCAGCATTAACCAGTACGGCAATTTATACTGTGCTATTTTGGAAAGTCTCCTTGCTGATGGAGTCGGTATTAAACGTTTATTACATGGCGATGGCGGTTTATGGCTACTGGATGTGGACTAAAGGGGGGAAGGCTCATGAAGGGGTTAGTATTGTTTCTTGGAGCTTGTCTACTCACATCAAACTGATTGCTGTAACGAGCTTTATTTCTGTTGTTATCGGTTACTTTATGGCAACTCAAACTCAAGCCTCTTTCCCTTATTTAGATGCAGCAACCACATGTTTTGCCGTAATGAGTACATTCTTAGTGGCAAAAAAGGTACTTGAGAACTGGATTTACTGGTTTGTGATTGATGCAGTGTCTATCTATCTGTATGTCAGCAAAGGCTTGATGCTAACTGCTGCACTCTTTGTTTTTTATGTGGTTATGGTGGTGTTTGGTTACTTAATGTGGCGGAAAAAAATGCACACTCAGCAAAGCCGTATACCTTTGTCACCAGGAATTGCTTAA
- a CDS encoding tetratricopeptide repeat protein: MKYLLLVCFIISGCQTVPVPTKQPAQMPILAYEADVGDYEIPEPESLISLTAEQVAEFKRFQLQSDVNTLLPFQQVKYFLEKRLVNFNYEGKNYSAAEALELNQGNCMSLALLTYAIASEFQVDISFQLLHTMPVLLDVTDRYSVTSDHVRSFLYETNNNESSTLFSGRKSVVIDYFPNRYDRGGKMIDTDEFFAMLYRNLAADALFSDDLPLAYLLLKKSLSFSKVYAPSINMLAVVLRRLGDVQTAENLYRYGLEVSEDKVTLLSNYHYLLVRQGRIVEALAVKKQLLELDDSSPYKWYLVAQDSIAAADYLSAKVYLNKFIDNTYYFHRAYFELAKVHFKLDEPELAKKALRKALDYTDLPKNQQRYQAKLAWLKSR, encoded by the coding sequence ATGAAGTACTTATTGTTAGTATGTTTTATTATTAGCGGTTGCCAGACAGTGCCTGTTCCGACTAAACAGCCTGCTCAGATGCCAATATTAGCGTATGAAGCGGATGTCGGCGATTATGAAATCCCTGAACCAGAAAGCTTAATTTCTTTAACTGCTGAGCAAGTTGCGGAGTTTAAGCGCTTTCAACTACAAAGTGACGTCAACACATTACTTCCGTTTCAACAGGTGAAGTATTTTCTTGAAAAACGCTTAGTCAACTTTAACTATGAAGGCAAAAACTACAGTGCTGCAGAGGCGCTTGAGCTCAACCAAGGTAACTGTATGTCTTTGGCTCTTTTAACCTATGCAATTGCCAGTGAGTTTCAAGTCGATATATCATTTCAACTCTTACATACTATGCCTGTTTTACTTGATGTAACAGACCGATACTCTGTCACGTCAGATCATGTTAGATCATTCCTTTATGAGACTAATAATAATGAAAGCAGCACTTTGTTTTCAGGTCGCAAAAGCGTAGTAATTGACTACTTTCCTAATCGTTATGACAGAGGTGGGAAAATGATCGATACTGATGAGTTTTTCGCGATGCTATATCGAAATTTAGCTGCGGATGCATTGTTCAGTGATGACTTACCACTAGCCTATTTATTGCTTAAGAAAAGTTTATCTTTTAGCAAGGTATATGCGCCATCTATTAATATGTTGGCGGTTGTTTTACGACGATTAGGGGATGTACAAACTGCTGAGAACTTGTATCGATACGGATTAGAGGTTTCAGAAGATAAAGTGACTTTGTTGAGTAATTATCATTATTTACTGGTTCGCCAAGGTCGCATAGTTGAAGCCTTAGCAGTGAAAAAACAATTACTTGAATTAGATGATTCCAGCCCTTATAAATGGTATTTAGTGGCACAAGATTCGATAGCCGCTGCAGACTACCTAAGTGCCAAAGTGTACCTAAACAAATTTATTGATAACACATATTACTTTCATAGAGCGTATTTTGAATTAGCAAAGGTACATTTTAAACTTGATGAACCGGAGCTGGCCAAAAAAGCCCTGCGCAAAGCACTCGATTATACGGACTTGCCCAAGAACCAGCAGCGTTATCAAGCAAAGCTAGCATGGCTAAAGTCACGTTAA
- a CDS encoding PaaI family thioesterase, whose translation MKETADVFPLTEMASRFVAQLTQCQKLKLKVLEGSSKHVLIELPYDTQLIGYPDTGVIHGGVITTLMDTASGCAVVCSIFDKFGSLEISPTLDLRVDYMKPAEPFKPVYGFAQCYKLSSSVAFTRAIAYQDSIDDPIAHAVGSFMRISPEMVGEEFRQALMGEPRND comes from the coding sequence ATGAAAGAAACTGCCGATGTTTTCCCGCTAACGGAGATGGCAAGTCGATTTGTAGCGCAGCTCACTCAATGCCAAAAATTAAAGCTGAAAGTGCTGGAGGGGAGTAGCAAACATGTCCTTATTGAACTTCCTTATGACACTCAACTTATCGGTTACCCAGATACTGGTGTCATTCATGGTGGTGTTATCACAACCTTAATGGATACCGCTAGTGGTTGCGCTGTTGTTTGCTCTATTTTTGATAAGTTTGGCTCTTTAGAGATATCTCCAACGCTGGATCTTAGAGTCGATTACATGAAACCTGCTGAGCCTTTTAAACCTGTATACGGCTTTGCCCAGTGCTATAAATTGTCATCTAGCGTTGCTTTTACTCGAGCGATAGCTTACCAAGACTCAATTGACGATCCCATCGCTCATGCAGTGGGTTCATTTATGCGTATTAGCCCTGAAATGGTGGGTGAAGAGTTTAGGCAGGCTTTAATGGGGGAACCACGTAATGACTAA
- a CDS encoding PaaI family thioesterase — translation MTNPNADECEQTKLDVKSIIRKATELNDFGHLLEHVPYAKFIGMEVDRFGDELIFKLPAKDDNIGNPVLPALHGGVIAGFMEMSAIVQLMVFMQTSKVPKVVDFSIDYLRAGYHKDSFAECKITRQGRRVANVSINCWQTNRKHLIATARAHFLID, via the coding sequence ATGACTAACCCAAATGCAGATGAGTGTGAACAAACAAAGCTCGATGTAAAAAGTATTATTCGTAAAGCCACTGAGCTCAATGATTTTGGACATCTGCTTGAGCATGTCCCCTACGCGAAATTCATTGGCATGGAAGTCGATCGCTTTGGTGACGAGTTAATATTTAAACTACCCGCAAAGGATGACAATATTGGTAATCCAGTATTGCCTGCACTTCATGGAGGCGTTATAGCTGGCTTCATGGAGATGTCCGCAATCGTTCAATTAATGGTGTTTATGCAAACCAGTAAAGTACCTAAAGTTGTGGACTTTTCAATTGATTATTTAAGGGCTGGTTACCATAAAGATAGCTTTGCAGAGTGTAAGATCACTCGGCAAGGCCGACGGGTGGCGAATGTGAGTATTAATTGCTGGCAGACTAACCGCAAGCATTTAATCGCAACCGCAAGAGCACATTTCTTAATCGATTAA
- a CDS encoding NAD(P)H nitroreductase: MDALTLLLTRQSTPRLIAPAPTDEQLKNILDAGARVPDHAGLTPWEFIIATGDGLERLGAIFAKASQLNGAEEELIAKTKNMPLRAPMVITVIAKVKQHPKVPEFEQHLAAGCAAMAMQQAAFAQGLGAIWRTGALAFDRNVHQSLSLDATDQIVGFLYLGTAALKANIKPTKAGSNFARYI; the protein is encoded by the coding sequence TTGGACGCATTAACGCTTTTATTGACGAGACAATCTACCCCACGCCTTATTGCTCCAGCTCCTACGGATGAGCAACTTAAGAATATTTTGGATGCAGGGGCACGCGTTCCTGATCATGCAGGTTTAACACCTTGGGAATTTATTATTGCGACTGGTGACGGGCTTGAGAGACTTGGAGCTATTTTTGCAAAAGCCTCTCAGCTAAATGGTGCTGAGGAAGAGCTTATCGCTAAGACCAAGAATATGCCATTAAGAGCGCCTATGGTCATCACAGTGATTGCTAAAGTAAAACAACACCCCAAGGTTCCTGAATTTGAACAACATCTTGCTGCTGGTTGTGCAGCAATGGCAATGCAGCAGGCTGCATTTGCCCAAGGACTTGGTGCTATTTGGCGTACTGGTGCGTTAGCCTTCGATAGAAATGTGCATCAATCCTTAAGCCTTGATGCAACAGATCAGATTGTTGGATTTTTATATCTAGGTACCGCGGCACTAAAAGCAAACATAAAGCCAACAAAAGCCGGATCAAATTTTGCGCGGTATATTTAG
- a CDS encoding phosphotransferase, protein MSESLKQELAHYLIAAGLSQVSVIASLTQGLSNRNYYVRGIHASKKSESEWVLRLNSWASTQICDRRSEIAAWRDASEAGFAPDIVYVSPEKDFYLSQFLVQNNNRSWSDLNSANGSHPISNVAESWPKAEQLLLQLLNGLKRLPIPKNVITVEQQWQIYYSRLSQMQQQLLSQRSSSSSLSVAWLHQFDLLLAQEDVISEMLSLHERCLIKNQFSHRDLNPFNILVVQDRLNCIDFEYACSSHPLCDLASVISSHSLSSKQRQWLIESYLDNQPNLNHHAQDSIPAAVDLYWVFAVCWALQMASDSMMLDGKPNADTVKIKQAKSYLACASQYQTLIGSCS, encoded by the coding sequence GTGAGTGAATCGCTTAAGCAAGAGTTGGCGCACTATCTTATCGCTGCTGGGCTAAGTCAGGTAAGCGTGATAGCGTCGCTAACTCAAGGGCTGAGCAATCGTAACTACTATGTTCGAGGGATACACGCGAGCAAAAAAAGTGAGTCTGAATGGGTATTAAGGCTTAATAGTTGGGCTAGTACGCAGATCTGTGACCGACGCAGTGAGATTGCAGCCTGGCGCGATGCCAGTGAAGCAGGTTTTGCGCCTGATATTGTTTATGTAAGTCCAGAGAAAGACTTCTATTTGAGTCAGTTTCTTGTACAAAACAATAATCGGAGCTGGAGTGATCTGAACAGTGCTAATGGCTCGCACCCTATATCGAATGTCGCGGAAAGTTGGCCTAAAGCTGAACAACTATTACTGCAATTACTGAATGGTTTAAAAAGGTTACCAATACCTAAGAATGTTATTACAGTAGAACAACAATGGCAGATCTATTATTCACGCTTAAGCCAAATGCAACAGCAATTGCTCTCTCAGCGCAGTAGCTCCTCTTCCTTATCAGTGGCTTGGTTACACCAATTTGATCTGTTGCTCGCACAAGAGGACGTCATTTCAGAAATGCTTTCTTTGCATGAACGCTGCCTAATTAAAAACCAATTTAGTCACCGGGATTTAAATCCATTTAATATTCTGGTTGTGCAAGACAGGCTCAATTGTATCGACTTTGAATATGCTTGTAGCTCTCATCCGTTATGCGATCTAGCTTCTGTTATTTCGAGCCACTCACTGTCATCAAAGCAGCGACAATGGCTAATTGAAAGCTATTTAGATAATCAACCAAATCTTAACCATCATGCTCAAGATTCGATACCAGCAGCGGTTGATCTCTATTGGGTATTTGCCGTTTGTTGGGCACTGCAAATGGCCTCCGATAGCATGATGCTAGATGGAAAGCCCAATGCAGACACAGTCAAAATTAAGCAGGCTAAGAGTTATTTAGCTTGTGCTAGTCAATATCAGACATTAATCGGTAGCTGTTCTTAA